From Topomyia yanbarensis strain Yona2022 chromosome 1, ASM3024719v1, whole genome shotgun sequence, one genomic window encodes:
- the LOC131676307 gene encoding DNA repair protein RAD51 homolog A has protein sequence MAHQKEKPTTSAVTTDQDEDDYGPILIGKLEVNGITAQDIKKLAEAGFHTVESVAFAPKKQLIAIKGISEAKADKILLEATKLVPMGFTTATDYHQKRSEIIQLTTGSKELDKLLGGGIETGSITEMFGEFRTGKTQLCHTLAVTCQLPVSQNGGEGKCLYIDTEGTFRPERLLAVAERYKLVGADVLDNVAYARAYNSDHQMQLLIQASAMMAESRYALVIVDSATALFRTDYSGRGELNARQVSLGKFLRMLLRLADEFGVAVVITNQVVAQVDASAMFTPDPKKPIGGHIIAHASTTRLYLRKGRGDTRICKIYDSPCLPESEAMYAINADGIGDVKE, from the exons ATGGCACATCAGAAGGAAAAACCCACTACTTCCGCAGTAACCACCGACCAGGACGAGGATGACTACGGACCGATATTAATCGGGAAACTTGAG GTGAATGGAATCACTGCTCAGGATATCAAAAAGCTGGCCGAAGCTGGCTTCCACACGGTTGAATCAGTTGCGTTTGCTCCGAAAAAGCAGCTGATAGCAATAAAAGGAATTTCAGAGGCTAAAGCGGACAAAATACTGCTGGAAGCTACGAAGCTAGTACCGATGGGTTTTACGACCGCAACAGATTACCACCAGAAGCGTTCGGAAATCATTCAACTCACGACCGGTTCCAAAGAGCTCGATAAGCTATTGGGTGGTGGAATCGAAACCGGAAGTATTACAGAGATGTTTGGGGAATTTAGAACTG GAAAAACCCAACTCTGCCATACACTAGCGGTTACATGTCAGCTTCCGGTGAGTCAGAACGGAGGCGAAGGTAAATGTTTGTACATTGACACAGAGGGTACATTTAGACCGGAGCGTCTACTTGCCGTTGCTGAACGGTACAAACTAGTTGGAGCGGATGTTCTTGATAATGTTGCGTACGCTCGTGCCTACAATTCCGATCATCAGATGCAGTTGCTGATTCAAGCATCGGCAATGATGGCCGAGTCTCGATACGCTCTGGTGATCGTAGACAGTGCCACGGCTCTCTTCCGAACGGATTATAGTGGCCGCGGTGAGCTCAACGCCCGGCAGGTCAGTCTAGGAAAGTTCCTACGGATGCTTCTTCGGCTAGCGGATGAGTTCGGTGTGGCGGTGGTCATCACGAACCAGGTTGTGGCTCAAGTCGATGCATCGGCTATGTTTACTCCGGATCCAAAGAAACCGATCGGGGGGCACATCATAGCACACGCCTCCACGACCCGGCTGTACCTGAGAAAGGGACGGGGCGACACCAGAATATGCAAGATCTACGATTCACCGTGTCTGCCGGAAAGCGAAGCGATGTACGCCATCAACGCTGACGGTATTGGTGATGTGAAGGAGTGA